A region of Pseudarthrobacter sp. NIBRBAC000502770 DNA encodes the following proteins:
- a CDS encoding helix-turn-helix domain-containing protein: MTDEPRAPRFLTPTQVAEELNVKPNQVHALIKAGGLRALQVGGRGM; this comes from the coding sequence GTGACTGACGAACCCAGAGCGCCCCGCTTCCTGACGCCCACCCAGGTCGCCGAGGAGCTGAACGTGAAGCCGAACCAGGTCCACGCGCTGATCAAAGCCGGTGGCCTGCGCGCTCTTCAGGTTGGTGGCCGCGGCATGTAG